A single Hippocampus zosterae strain Florida chromosome 17, ASM2543408v3, whole genome shotgun sequence DNA region contains:
- the wizb gene encoding protein Wiz isoform X2 translates to MEPEGQPQTPGTSDVPPPLNSAQNPVTPAFLNCTLQQSSRSSDVSDAPTSTEGSQGHDGDAPPEQTERSEHSADPAQRRFGSSAFSSSLSWDEKETRDEEERRHFSNPQGLAAHSPGSPSSGARVDGEDDKKAEKLQHSEQESGLCVSGELREENQESTRTEEPNTSQLGPTELGGEVLLGRIKPKDACQMGDEEEGNDVKDLERDVHVFVGDSDPDATRFQNCRQKRVPLGPFSATLQHTSPEAATRAGGSPRRSIHAKLAAPPSQSGGSYHIDDSGKGSAEEPIVIGDGEGKGDERKDCRLERGGADIFTCVECSIYFNKRVHLKEHVIEHRQTSQEGSQHFECTECGWDLPDSGGLAEHQKRHQESRAKILAEIEKLNENEKAKERAQSEAMTQNTSPGPVPGEVSDTRPPQSNAAQSPAGSLGAAFQPRTVLYRRRFVCTHCNFSTRTSQALANHTKTHMRKPLLFKSSSSSPDPPSCSSQAGTKRQRKRARSGPDSIRDGAPGESRWSYEPVSNSILDSDSIAVAPPSSCQTKGRQGISASENVAATRLVLGCHKNRRFGRRARTNEDEFPGCEGDRHESPEIHPEEVVAKGRTRAPSEPDESPEQRSAAVSPEMRTSLKEKDEPEGETDTRAFVLRRSNRITAPPVEIESDDNDEGWRRFLSGDISEDAEDDIDELSGSLRSVERKCPYCPDRFHNGIGLANHVRGHLNRVGVSYDVRHFISPAEVNAIEKRFSYQKKKKKVANFDPSTFSVMHCEFCSAGFDTRAGLSSHARAHLRDFGITNWDVTVSPIHILRKLFSSRPDLVIPTAPPRSPVSVQEEDDEEEEEEEEEEDDEDDEDGVIEVKLEGEMSETKMDALSPVSFSSGPAGPLKAEDAVKEGDGEAEEEVEPEHLAVGSSPKKTRLRNVDQDCLSAGEDECTKVADFKCELCGAQFESRRQMSDHASSHLQASIDLFCQTAKERHPDGQISSREPEPHSAKSSSLLDSETPEDKGHEEGEDSDRDAMPLSVLPEAAQATPSASRSALAPSPASSPTSVVRKAPISSLLPASSPLRFAEHKTGVAKGLTPNLLTSAAISPSKPIWAPHENDAPLNLALEVEPSKDIVCQLCGAWFETRKGLSSHARAHLRHFGVEYSESKGSPIALLNQLMDSEDFKHKAGELQPDGESRQSVPGTLSPPKKATLPSSSPSVLYKVTTAGGGTTSKATSPSSFGPPPKRLKSSSVQVFRLGGGDIVSLPHSEPAKEIGCEFCGEYFENRKGLSSHARSHLRQMGITEWSVNGSPIDTLREIISRRGLPCARPFKSGKTPPPSSPGSPASPLSTRSSPSTVLSRHPFASPPPPHASKSNSAPLMSSSGLILKLKPEPVQLEVTTPEAGGLSADSLRCGWRGVPPDATSREAEPTRDIRCEFCGEYFENRKGLSSHARSHLRQMGITEWTVNGSPIDTLRVFMHKRGLSASSRSEGETKEGVKSPSWANATKTSGGLFISGYQSAKLYPPPLSAPSSGSRLSKQGPFDTPGLPKIVRISPLGKQPEESESPDPSRAASHLRQTFSPLPRDFPLKKKPSPDKYARKDPSCELCGFYFENRKALASHARAHLRQFGVTEWCVNGSPIETLSAWIRSRPQKVLEMHRSYMQSNRPASKRKSSSPLPASTDSDHSPPFSHKASSSSSSSSSQWSSALAVNLVRPLSRELVPGPHKAREDQAGPDLRASHVRPPSGGPRPSQLVGSLPLQAQVARSELNVRLPRGFERRPPKHPSCIEGTERDSGPAKPPRTSTVPALVPKPPAYPLVKLAGKFYTLKCRFCEVEFHGPLSVQEDWIRHLQQHILKMNYSRPVEAKADGVQVATDTPTAVRQASAPGTSSTTSLTSLAVTRSVAADGRSPEPPAELVKISEESLRPAPVVALPAQVV, encoded by the exons ATGGAGCCGGAAGGGCAACCCCAGACCCCAGGGACCAGCGATGTGCCCCCACCTTTGAACTCCGCACAAAATCCAGTCACCCCGGCCTTCCTTAACTGCACCTTACAGCAG TCTTCACGTTCTTCCGACGTGAGCGACGCCCCGACGTCGACTGAAGGCTCACAAGGTCACGATGGGGATGCGCCTCCCGAGCAGACCGAGCGCTCTGAGCACAGCGCAGACCCAGCACAGAGGAGATTCGGGTCCTCGGCCTTTTCCTCCTCCCTGAGCTGGGACGAGAAAGAAACCCGAGATG AGGAGGAGCGGCGGCATTTTTCTAACCCTCAAGGTCTGGCTGCTCACAGCCCAGGATCTCCTTCCTCTGGAGCCAG AGTTGATGGCGAGGACGacaaaaaagcagaaaaattGCAGCACTCGGAGCAAGAGTCTGGTCTGTGCGTCTCTGGGGAGTTGCGCGAGGAAAATCAAGAAAGCACAAGAACAGAAGAACCAAATACATCTCAGCTCGGCCCAACGGAAT TAGGAGGTGAGGTCCTCCTCGGTAGAATCAAACCAAAGGATGCTTGCCAAATGGGGGATGAGGAAGAGGGAAACGACGTCAAGGATCTTGAGAGGGATGTACACGTCTTCGTGGGAGACTCTGACCCTGACGCTACTCGCTTCCAGAACTGCAGGCAGAAGAGAGTCCCGCTCGGGCCCTTCAGCGCCACCTTACAGCACACATCCCCCGAGGCCGCCACGCGAGCGGGCGGGAGTCCCCGACGATCGATACATGCCAAATTGGCGGCACCTCCGAGTCAAAGTGGAGGATCGTACCATATCGATGATTCGGGGAAGGGGTCGGCGGAAGAGCCAATCGTGATCGGAGACGGCGAAGGAAAAGGAGACGAGCGCAAAGACTGCCGTTTGGAGCGCGGCGGCGCAGATATTTTCACCTGCGTGGAATGTAGCATATACTTCAACAAGCGGGTCCACCTGAAGGAGCACGTGATTGAGCACCGGCAAACGAGTCAAGAAGGCTCCCAACATTTTGAGTGTACCGAGTGCGGATGGGACCTCCCCGATTCTGGCGGGTTAGCCGAGCATCAGAAAAGGCACCAGGAGTCGCGTGCCAAGATCCTGGCGGAAATCGAGAAACTGAATGAAAACGAGAAGGCAAAAGAAAGAGCGCAGTCTGAGGCCATGACGCAAAATACGAGTCCGGGTCCGGTTCCCGGCGAGGTGTCGGACACCCGTCCTCCTCAATCAAACGCAGCTCAAAGTCCTGCGGGTTCTTTAGGAGCCGCGTTCCAGCCCCGGACTGTTTTGTACCGCCGCCGCTTTGTTTGCACCCATTGTAACTTCAGCACAAGAACCTCCCAGGCGCTGGCCAATCACACCAAGACCCACATGAGAAAACCGTTACTTTTCAAGTCCAGCTCCTCTTCCCCCGACCCCCCATCGTGTTCATCTCAAGCCGGAACAAAGAGACAGCGGAAACGGGCCCGCTCCGGACCGGATTCCATTCGCGACGGAGCGCCGGGGGAATCTCGTTGGTCTTATGAGCCCGTTTCAAACTCCATATTGGACTCCGACTCCATCGCTGTAGCCCCGCCCAGCTCGTGTCAAACCAAAGGCCGCCAGGGAATTAGCGCCTCCGAGAATGTTGCGGCCACCCGGCTGGTCCTCGGATGTCATAAGAACAGGAGGTTCGGTCGGAGAGCCAGGACAAATGAAGACGAGTTTCCCGGCTGTGAGGGAGACCGGCATGAGAGCCCCGAGATCCACCCTGAGGAGGTTGTGGCGAAAGGACGCACGAGAGCGCCATCTGAGCCAG ATGAGTCTCCGGAGCAGCGAAGCGCCGCCGTGTCTCCCGAGATGAGGACTAGTTTGAAGGAGAAGGATGAGCCGGAAGGGGAGACTGACACAAGGGCTTTTGTTTTAAGGAGAAGCAACAGGATTACAGCGCCCCCTGTCGAAATTGAGAGCGACGACAATGACGAAGGCTGGCGACGTTTCCTGTCCGGGGACATCTCTGAAGATGCGGAAGATGACATCGATGAGCTCTCGGGCTCTCTGAGGAGCGTGGAGAGGAAATGCCCCTACTGCCCCGATCGATTCCATAACGGCATCGGCCTGGCCAATCACGTGAGGGGTCACCTGAACCGGGTGGGGGTCAGCTACGACGTGCGCCACTTCATATCCCCGGCGGAGGTCAATGCTATCGAGAAGCGCTTTTCCtatcagaagaaaaagaaaaaag TGGCTAATTTTGATCCATCCACGTTCAGCGTGATGCACTGCGAGTTCTGCAGCGCCGGCTTTGACACCCGCGCCGGCCTGTCGAGCCACGCCCGGGCGCACCTGCGAGACTTTGGCATCACCAACTGGGATGTTACCGTCTCGCCGATCCACATCTTGCGAAAATTGTTCTCCAGCAGACCGGACCTCGTCATCCCCACAGCTCCCCCGCGCAGCCCCGTCTCTGTTCAAGAAgaggatgatgaagaagaagaagaagaagaagaagaagaagatgatgagGACGACGAGGATGGGGTCATTGAGGTCAAGCTGGAGGGTGAGATGAGCGAGACGAAGATGGATGCCCTTTCTCCTGTTTCTTTCTCGTCTGGACCTGCTGGACCTTTGAAAGCGGAGGATGCTGTCAAAGAAG GTGACGGAGAGGCCGAAGAAGAAGTTGAGCCTGAGCACTTGGCTGTCGGCTCCAGCCCGAAGAAAACACGCCTGCGCAACGTGGACCAGGATTGCCTCTCAGCAGGCGAAGATGAATGCACCAAAG TTGCTGACTTCAAGTGTGAATTGTGCGGCGCTCAATTTGAGAGCAGGCGGCAGATGTCCGACCACGCCAGCTCTCACTTGCAGGCATCCATCGACCTGTTCTGTCAAACCGCCAAGGAGCGTCACCCGGACGGCCAAATAAGCTCCCGTGAGCCCGAGCCTCACTCGGCCAAGAGTTCCTCTCTGCTCGACTCGGAGACCCCCGAGGACAAAGGTCACGAGGAAGGCGAAGACTCGGACCGCGACGCCATGCCACTTTCCGTTTTGCCCGAAGCAGCGCAAGCGACGCCATCCGCTTCCCGTTCGGCGCTCGCGCCTTCTCCCGCGAGCTCTCCGACTTCGGTGGTGAGGAAAGCGCCGATTTCCTCTTTGCTGCCGGCGTCTTCGCCCTTGCGCTTCGCCGAGCACAAGACCGGGGTCGCGAAAGGCTTGACCCCTAACCTCTTGACCTCTGCCGCCATCTCACCATCCAAACCCATCTGGGCCCCGCATGAAAACGACGCTCCTCTCAACCTCG CCCTGGAAGTGGAGCCTAGCAAGGACATCGTTTGCCAGCTGTGCGGTGCCTGGTTTGAGACTCGCAAAGGCTTGTCCAGCCACGCCAGGGCTCACTTGCGCCACTTCGGCGTGGAGTACTCGGAATCCAAAGGCTCGCCCATCGCCCTCCTCAATCAGCTGATGGACTCGGAGGACTTCAAGCACAAAGCCGGCGAATTGCAGCCGGACGGGGAATCCCGGCAAAGCGTTCCCGGCACGCTTTCCCCCCCAAAGAAGGCCACGCTGCCTTCCTCCTCTCCATCCGTACTGTATAAGGTGACGACGGCGGGAGGCGGGACCACCTCCAAAGCTACCTCTCCGTCATCCTTCGGCCCGCCTCCCAAGCGTCTGAAATCATCTTCCGTGCAGGTCTTCCGCCTGGGCGGCGGCGACATCGTGAGCCTCCCACACa GTGAGCCCGCAAAGGAAATAGGCTGCGAATTCTGCGGGGAATATTTTGAGAACCGTAAAGGGCTGTCCAGCCACGCCCGCTCCCACTTGCGGCAAATGGGCATTACCGAGTGGTCGGTCAACGGGTCGCCCATCGACACGCTGAGGGAAATCATCTCCAGACGGGGCTTGCCTTGCGCACGTCCTTTCAAGTCTGGCAAAACCCCGCCTCCGTCTTCTCCCGGGTCCCCCGCTTCCCCGCTCTCGACCCGCTCCTCACCGTCCACCGTCCTTAGCCGACACCCCTtcgcctcgccgccgccgccgcacgcTTCCAAATCGAATTCGGCTCCACTGATGTCCTCGAGCGGGCTGATTCTCAAGCTGAAGCCTGAACCCGTGCAGCTGGAGGTCACGACCCCGGAAGCCGGCGGCCTTTCCGCCGATTCGCTCCGCTGCGGCTGGCGCGGCGTCCCCCCCGACG CTACGTCTCGAGAGGCGGAGCCGACAAGAGATATTCGCTGCGAATTCTGCGGCGAGTATTTTGAGAACCGAAAAGGCCTCTCCAGCCACGCCCGATCGCACCTGCGCCAAATGGGCATTACCGAGTGGACGGTCAACGGGTCGCCCATCGACACCCTGAGGGTCTTTATGCACAAGAGGGGCTTAAGCGCCTCCTCTCGGTCCGAGGGGGAGACGAAGGAGGGGGTGAAAAGTCCCTCGTGGGCCAACGCAACCAAAACTTCAGGGGGGTTGTTTATATCCGGCTACCAGTCGGCCAAGCTCTATCCACCCCCCCTTAGTGCGCCTTCGTCGGGGTCCAGGCTTTCCAAGCAAGGCCCCTTCGACACCCCCGGCTTACCGAAGATCGTCAGGATCTCCCCGCTAGGAAAACAACCCGAAGAATCCGAGTCGCCGGACCCTTCCCGGGCGGCGTCGCATCTACGCCAGACGTTCTCGCCGCTGCCGCGCGACttccctttgaaaaaaaagccttccccCGACAAGTACGCCCGGAAGG ATCCGAGCTGCGAGCTGTGCGGCTTCTACTTTGAGAACCGCAAGGCGCTGGCCAGCCACGCGCGAGCCCACCTGCGGCAGTTTGGCGTGACCGAGTGGTGCGTCAACGGCTCCCCCATCGAGACGCTGAGCGCCTGGATTCGCAGCAGGCCGCAGAAGGTGTTGGAAATGCACCGGAGCTACATGCAGAGTAACCGCCCCGCCTCCAAGAGA AAGAGCAGCTCCCCGCTCCCCGCGTCCACGGATTCCGATCATAGCCCCCCCTTCTCGCATaaggcctcctcttcctcctcttcatcatcctccCAATGGTCTTCGGCTTTGGCGGTGAACCTGGTGCGCCCGCTGAGCCGCGAGCTGGTCCCGGGCCCCCACAAGGCTCGGGAAGACCAAGCGGGTCCCGACCTTCGGGCTTCTCACGTCAGGCCTCCCAGCGGCGGTCCCAGACCCTCGCAGCTTGTCGGTAGCCTTCCACTTCAAGCGCAGGTGGCTCGCAGCGAACTCAATGTTCGCCTACCCAGAG GTTTCGAACGTCGGCCGCCGAAGCACCCGTCTTGCATCGAGGGAACCGAGAGGGACAGCGGCCCGGCAAAGCCCCCGCGCACAAGCACAGTCCCCGCTTTAGTGCCAAAGCCACCCGCCTACCCCCTGGTCAAGCTGGCGGGCAAGTTCTACACCCTGAAGTGCCG attCTGCGAGGTGGAGTTTCACGGTCCGCTCTCGGTGCAAGAGGACTGGATCAGGCACCTCCAGCAACACATCCTCAAGATGAACTACAGCCGGCCCGTCGAAGCCAAAGCGGACGGCGTTCAGGTCGCGACGGACACGCCGACCGCCGTCCGGCAGGCTTCGGCCCCCGGCACCTCCTCAACCACCTCCCTCACCTCCCTCGCCGTGACTCGCTCCGTCGCCGCCGACGGCCGCTCGCCCGAGCCTCCGGCGGAACTCGTCAAAATCTCGGAGGAATCGCTCCGCCCGGCTCCCGTTGTTGCCCTGCCCGCCCAGGTGGTGTAA
- the wizb gene encoding protein Wiz isoform X4 — translation MGDEEEGNDVKDLERDVHVFVGDSDPDATRFQNCRQKRVPLGPFSATLQHTSPEAATRAGGSPRRSIHAKLAAPPSQSGGSYHIDDSGKGSAEEPIVIGDGEGKGDERKDCRLERGGADIFTCVECSIYFNKRVHLKEHVIEHRQTSQEGSQHFECTECGWDLPDSGGLAEHQKRHQESRAKILAEIEKLNENEKAKERAQSEAMTQNTSPGPVPGEVSDTRPPQSNAAQSPAGSLGAAFQPRTVLYRRRFVCTHCNFSTRTSQALANHTKTHMRKPLLFKSSSSSPDPPSCSSQAGTKRQRKRARSGPDSIRDGAPGESRWSYEPVSNSILDSDSIAVAPPSSCQTKGRQGISASENVAATRLVLGCHKNRRFGRRARTNEDEFPGCEGDRHESPEIHPEEVVAKGRTRAPSEPDESPEQRSAAVSPEMRTSLKEKDEPEGETDTRAFVLRRSNRITAPPVEIESDDNDEGWRRFLSGDISEDAEDDIDELSGSLRSVERKCPYCPDRFHNGIGLANHVRGHLNRVGVSYDVRHFISPAEVNAIEKRFSYQKKKKKVANFDPSTFSVMHCEFCSAGFDTRAGLSSHARAHLRDFGITNWDVTVSPIHILRKLFSSRPDLVIPTAPPRSPVSVQEEDDEEEEEEEEEEDDEDDEDGVIEVKLEGEMSETKMDALSPVSFSSGPAGPLKAEDAVKEGDGEAEEEVEPEHLAVGSSPKKTRLRNVDQDCLSAGEDECTKVADFKCELCGAQFESRRQMSDHASSHLQASIDLFCQTAKERHPDGQISSREPEPHSAKSSSLLDSETPEDKGHEEGEDSDRDAMPLSVLPEAAQATPSASRSALAPSPASSPTSVVRKAPISSLLPASSPLRFAEHKTGVAKGLTPNLLTSAAISPSKPIWAPHENDAPLNLALEVEPSKDIVCQLCGAWFETRKGLSSHARAHLRHFGVEYSESKGSPIALLNQLMDSEDFKHKAGELQPDGESRQSVPGTLSPPKKATLPSSSPSVLYKVTTAGGGTTSKATSPSSFGPPPKRLKSSSVQVFRLGGGDIVSLPHSEPAKEIGCEFCGEYFENRKGLSSHARSHLRQMGITEWSVNGSPIDTLREIISRRGLPCARPFKSGKTPPPSSPGSPASPLSTRSSPSTVLSRHPFASPPPPHASKSNSAPLMSSSGLILKLKPEPVQLEVTTPEAGGLSADSLRCGWRGVPPDGAFPLNLATSREAEPTRDIRCEFCGEYFENRKGLSSHARSHLRQMGITEWTVNGSPIDTLRVFMHKRGLSASSRSEGETKEGVKSPSWANATKTSGGLFISGYQSAKLYPPPLSAPSSGSRLSKQGPFDTPGLPKIVRISPLGKQPEESESPDPSRAASHLRQTFSPLPRDFPLKKKPSPDKYARKDPSCELCGFYFENRKALASHARAHLRQFGVTEWCVNGSPIETLSAWIRSRPQKVLEMHRSYMQSNRPASKRKSSSPLPASTDSDHSPPFSHKASSSSSSSSSQWSSALAVNLVRPLSRELVPGPHKAREDQAGPDLRASHVRPPSGGPRPSQLVGSLPLQAQVARSELNVRLPRGFERRPPKHPSCIEGTERDSGPAKPPRTSTVPALVPKPPAYPLVKLAGKFYTLKCRFCEVEFHGPLSVQEDWIRHLQQHILKMNYSRPVEAKADGVQVATDTPTAVRQASAPGTSSTTSLTSLAVTRSVAADGRSPEPPAELVKISEESLRPAPVVALPAQVV, via the exons ATGGGGGATGAGGAAGAGGGAAACGACGTCAAGGATCTTGAGAGGGATGTACACGTCTTCGTGGGAGACTCTGACCCTGACGCTACTCGCTTCCAGAACTGCAGGCAGAAGAGAGTCCCGCTCGGGCCCTTCAGCGCCACCTTACAGCACACATCCCCCGAGGCCGCCACGCGAGCGGGCGGGAGTCCCCGACGATCGATACATGCCAAATTGGCGGCACCTCCGAGTCAAAGTGGAGGATCGTACCATATCGATGATTCGGGGAAGGGGTCGGCGGAAGAGCCAATCGTGATCGGAGACGGCGAAGGAAAAGGAGACGAGCGCAAAGACTGCCGTTTGGAGCGCGGCGGCGCAGATATTTTCACCTGCGTGGAATGTAGCATATACTTCAACAAGCGGGTCCACCTGAAGGAGCACGTGATTGAGCACCGGCAAACGAGTCAAGAAGGCTCCCAACATTTTGAGTGTACCGAGTGCGGATGGGACCTCCCCGATTCTGGCGGGTTAGCCGAGCATCAGAAAAGGCACCAGGAGTCGCGTGCCAAGATCCTGGCGGAAATCGAGAAACTGAATGAAAACGAGAAGGCAAAAGAAAGAGCGCAGTCTGAGGCCATGACGCAAAATACGAGTCCGGGTCCGGTTCCCGGCGAGGTGTCGGACACCCGTCCTCCTCAATCAAACGCAGCTCAAAGTCCTGCGGGTTCTTTAGGAGCCGCGTTCCAGCCCCGGACTGTTTTGTACCGCCGCCGCTTTGTTTGCACCCATTGTAACTTCAGCACAAGAACCTCCCAGGCGCTGGCCAATCACACCAAGACCCACATGAGAAAACCGTTACTTTTCAAGTCCAGCTCCTCTTCCCCCGACCCCCCATCGTGTTCATCTCAAGCCGGAACAAAGAGACAGCGGAAACGGGCCCGCTCCGGACCGGATTCCATTCGCGACGGAGCGCCGGGGGAATCTCGTTGGTCTTATGAGCCCGTTTCAAACTCCATATTGGACTCCGACTCCATCGCTGTAGCCCCGCCCAGCTCGTGTCAAACCAAAGGCCGCCAGGGAATTAGCGCCTCCGAGAATGTTGCGGCCACCCGGCTGGTCCTCGGATGTCATAAGAACAGGAGGTTCGGTCGGAGAGCCAGGACAAATGAAGACGAGTTTCCCGGCTGTGAGGGAGACCGGCATGAGAGCCCCGAGATCCACCCTGAGGAGGTTGTGGCGAAAGGACGCACGAGAGCGCCATCTGAGCCAG ATGAGTCTCCGGAGCAGCGAAGCGCCGCCGTGTCTCCCGAGATGAGGACTAGTTTGAAGGAGAAGGATGAGCCGGAAGGGGAGACTGACACAAGGGCTTTTGTTTTAAGGAGAAGCAACAGGATTACAGCGCCCCCTGTCGAAATTGAGAGCGACGACAATGACGAAGGCTGGCGACGTTTCCTGTCCGGGGACATCTCTGAAGATGCGGAAGATGACATCGATGAGCTCTCGGGCTCTCTGAGGAGCGTGGAGAGGAAATGCCCCTACTGCCCCGATCGATTCCATAACGGCATCGGCCTGGCCAATCACGTGAGGGGTCACCTGAACCGGGTGGGGGTCAGCTACGACGTGCGCCACTTCATATCCCCGGCGGAGGTCAATGCTATCGAGAAGCGCTTTTCCtatcagaagaaaaagaaaaaag TGGCTAATTTTGATCCATCCACGTTCAGCGTGATGCACTGCGAGTTCTGCAGCGCCGGCTTTGACACCCGCGCCGGCCTGTCGAGCCACGCCCGGGCGCACCTGCGAGACTTTGGCATCACCAACTGGGATGTTACCGTCTCGCCGATCCACATCTTGCGAAAATTGTTCTCCAGCAGACCGGACCTCGTCATCCCCACAGCTCCCCCGCGCAGCCCCGTCTCTGTTCAAGAAgaggatgatgaagaagaagaagaagaagaagaagaagaagatgatgagGACGACGAGGATGGGGTCATTGAGGTCAAGCTGGAGGGTGAGATGAGCGAGACGAAGATGGATGCCCTTTCTCCTGTTTCTTTCTCGTCTGGACCTGCTGGACCTTTGAAAGCGGAGGATGCTGTCAAAGAAG GTGACGGAGAGGCCGAAGAAGAAGTTGAGCCTGAGCACTTGGCTGTCGGCTCCAGCCCGAAGAAAACACGCCTGCGCAACGTGGACCAGGATTGCCTCTCAGCAGGCGAAGATGAATGCACCAAAG TTGCTGACTTCAAGTGTGAATTGTGCGGCGCTCAATTTGAGAGCAGGCGGCAGATGTCCGACCACGCCAGCTCTCACTTGCAGGCATCCATCGACCTGTTCTGTCAAACCGCCAAGGAGCGTCACCCGGACGGCCAAATAAGCTCCCGTGAGCCCGAGCCTCACTCGGCCAAGAGTTCCTCTCTGCTCGACTCGGAGACCCCCGAGGACAAAGGTCACGAGGAAGGCGAAGACTCGGACCGCGACGCCATGCCACTTTCCGTTTTGCCCGAAGCAGCGCAAGCGACGCCATCCGCTTCCCGTTCGGCGCTCGCGCCTTCTCCCGCGAGCTCTCCGACTTCGGTGGTGAGGAAAGCGCCGATTTCCTCTTTGCTGCCGGCGTCTTCGCCCTTGCGCTTCGCCGAGCACAAGACCGGGGTCGCGAAAGGCTTGACCCCTAACCTCTTGACCTCTGCCGCCATCTCACCATCCAAACCCATCTGGGCCCCGCATGAAAACGACGCTCCTCTCAACCTCG CCCTGGAAGTGGAGCCTAGCAAGGACATCGTTTGCCAGCTGTGCGGTGCCTGGTTTGAGACTCGCAAAGGCTTGTCCAGCCACGCCAGGGCTCACTTGCGCCACTTCGGCGTGGAGTACTCGGAATCCAAAGGCTCGCCCATCGCCCTCCTCAATCAGCTGATGGACTCGGAGGACTTCAAGCACAAAGCCGGCGAATTGCAGCCGGACGGGGAATCCCGGCAAAGCGTTCCCGGCACGCTTTCCCCCCCAAAGAAGGCCACGCTGCCTTCCTCCTCTCCATCCGTACTGTATAAGGTGACGACGGCGGGAGGCGGGACCACCTCCAAAGCTACCTCTCCGTCATCCTTCGGCCCGCCTCCCAAGCGTCTGAAATCATCTTCCGTGCAGGTCTTCCGCCTGGGCGGCGGCGACATCGTGAGCCTCCCACACa GTGAGCCCGCAAAGGAAATAGGCTGCGAATTCTGCGGGGAATATTTTGAGAACCGTAAAGGGCTGTCCAGCCACGCCCGCTCCCACTTGCGGCAAATGGGCATTACCGAGTGGTCGGTCAACGGGTCGCCCATCGACACGCTGAGGGAAATCATCTCCAGACGGGGCTTGCCTTGCGCACGTCCTTTCAAGTCTGGCAAAACCCCGCCTCCGTCTTCTCCCGGGTCCCCCGCTTCCCCGCTCTCGACCCGCTCCTCACCGTCCACCGTCCTTAGCCGACACCCCTtcgcctcgccgccgccgccgcacgcTTCCAAATCGAATTCGGCTCCACTGATGTCCTCGAGCGGGCTGATTCTCAAGCTGAAGCCTGAACCCGTGCAGCTGGAGGTCACGACCCCGGAAGCCGGCGGCCTTTCCGCCGATTCGCTCCGCTGCGGCTGGCGCGGCGTCCCCCCCGACGGTGCGTTCCCTCTCAACCTGG CTACGTCTCGAGAGGCGGAGCCGACAAGAGATATTCGCTGCGAATTCTGCGGCGAGTATTTTGAGAACCGAAAAGGCCTCTCCAGCCACGCCCGATCGCACCTGCGCCAAATGGGCATTACCGAGTGGACGGTCAACGGGTCGCCCATCGACACCCTGAGGGTCTTTATGCACAAGAGGGGCTTAAGCGCCTCCTCTCGGTCCGAGGGGGAGACGAAGGAGGGGGTGAAAAGTCCCTCGTGGGCCAACGCAACCAAAACTTCAGGGGGGTTGTTTATATCCGGCTACCAGTCGGCCAAGCTCTATCCACCCCCCCTTAGTGCGCCTTCGTCGGGGTCCAGGCTTTCCAAGCAAGGCCCCTTCGACACCCCCGGCTTACCGAAGATCGTCAGGATCTCCCCGCTAGGAAAACAACCCGAAGAATCCGAGTCGCCGGACCCTTCCCGGGCGGCGTCGCATCTACGCCAGACGTTCTCGCCGCTGCCGCGCGACttccctttgaaaaaaaagccttccccCGACAAGTACGCCCGGAAGG ATCCGAGCTGCGAGCTGTGCGGCTTCTACTTTGAGAACCGCAAGGCGCTGGCCAGCCACGCGCGAGCCCACCTGCGGCAGTTTGGCGTGACCGAGTGGTGCGTCAACGGCTCCCCCATCGAGACGCTGAGCGCCTGGATTCGCAGCAGGCCGCAGAAGGTGTTGGAAATGCACCGGAGCTACATGCAGAGTAACCGCCCCGCCTCCAAGAGA AAGAGCAGCTCCCCGCTCCCCGCGTCCACGGATTCCGATCATAGCCCCCCCTTCTCGCATaaggcctcctcttcctcctcttcatcatcctccCAATGGTCTTCGGCTTTGGCGGTGAACCTGGTGCGCCCGCTGAGCCGCGAGCTGGTCCCGGGCCCCCACAAGGCTCGGGAAGACCAAGCGGGTCCCGACCTTCGGGCTTCTCACGTCAGGCCTCCCAGCGGCGGTCCCAGACCCTCGCAGCTTGTCGGTAGCCTTCCACTTCAAGCGCAGGTGGCTCGCAGCGAACTCAATGTTCGCCTACCCAGAG GTTTCGAACGTCGGCCGCCGAAGCACCCGTCTTGCATCGAGGGAACCGAGAGGGACAGCGGCCCGGCAAAGCCCCCGCGCACAAGCACAGTCCCCGCTTTAGTGCCAAAGCCACCCGCCTACCCCCTGGTCAAGCTGGCGGGCAAGTTCTACACCCTGAAGTGCCG attCTGCGAGGTGGAGTTTCACGGTCCGCTCTCGGTGCAAGAGGACTGGATCAGGCACCTCCAGCAACACATCCTCAAGATGAACTACAGCCGGCCCGTCGAAGCCAAAGCGGACGGCGTTCAGGTCGCGACGGACACGCCGACCGCCGTCCGGCAGGCTTCGGCCCCCGGCACCTCCTCAACCACCTCCCTCACCTCCCTCGCCGTGACTCGCTCCGTCGCCGCCGACGGCCGCTCGCCCGAGCCTCCGGCGGAACTCGTCAAAATCTCGGAGGAATCGCTCCGCCCGGCTCCCGTTGTTGCCCTGCCCGCCCAGGTGGTGTAA